The sequence CCTATGACCAGGAAAAGATGGAACCATAATTTCTTCATGAAAGATACCTTTTATACTAAAAAATTCCATGATTGGGCATAATGATGAGATATTCCGAATTGCAGTCCACTGAACTAGTTATGCAGACAGATTCACCTAATCACTCTTTTCTTTAACTTTTTGGGGAATCATGTGTAACTAAAAGAGTCTATTACCAGTAAAAAAAATGAGTCTATTACTGCATGCTGGTTTCACATAGCTCttgtttctttaaaaaaatgcatTTGGCACCTGCCTACTGCTGTTGCTGTGCAGCATAAATCAGAAACcggacagaaaaaaaaagaattaaagaTGCTCCCAAAGACATAGACATATAATACACTCGCATAGCGTATAGGTATGTAATGCTTAAAATTACATCATGAAGATTTCTCTGTTTAACAAAATGGTACTACTTGTTTATATCAATTATTATCCAAGCCATTTCTACAGTGTCAACAAACAAATACTGCTGTGGCAATGAATGCTAAAAGTATAAACCaaattttcaaagaaaataCCATTAGTGTGTGCTTCAGCACAGTTGCTGTGCATATATTACTCCCATGATCACGGAATATCACCAGGCGGACATGTGGAACAGCTTTCCAGCTCTCACCAAGAGCAGGCTTGAGAGCTCCATTGCCAGCAGAAACCATATGATTGGTTACCTGGACTAAATGCAACGGACTAAATCAATGAATCAATTTAAGAGCCTTTCTGTTTCAGATTTGGCAGTGCTCGCCAAAAATATTATAAGGCACACATTTCAAACATTCTATAAGATCTTAGGTCATACCAATTGTAAAATCAATTGTTTAAGCACAGTTTGTGAATGCCTACAGGAAACCAAGCAGTAACATAAATGTCCATTTCAAATGTTAGAAAAGTCGGTAATTGGTATTTGTAAGTCACCCACCAAATAGTGATACGTCCTAAACAGAAGATTATACTTTGCTAAGGAGGGCAAACGTTGTTTGTACATCCCGTTAACCTGCTTTTAGATCATCGGTCCATTTTAATAGAAGGGAAATCAATTATAATGAATCGAGAAGACTGAAGAGCATAAATCTTTACACTTGTCCATTCTTGGAGCCTTCCGACGGTTACCAATCAAATACTAAGAGCTAATTGATATCTTGTTCAGATCAGGAAAAGAGAGTAGCAAAACAGAGCAATATTGCCACATAATTTTTCATGGGTTGACTCCAAAGTACATTAGCAAAGGACACCTATGAAATCATGTCCTTTTTGGACGCATTAAATCTGGGTGTTAGGTCAAGTTGAGCTGTTTAAGAAATGAAAGGCAGCTATGTACTTTTCGAAACAGACCAAGGACCACCATTTTGTGGTTTCATGCATAAACAGTATGAGAACccaaggaaaagaagataaaTATTTTCTTGTTTGCTATATGAAATGTTGAGCATTATGAGAAATTGCTTTGCTTAGGAAATTCCGTTTATGTCAAATCATTTATTGAAAGTTCGAAACTAACATGCAGCAGGAGAACTTCAAAATTAGATTACAAAGTTTGCTCAAAATCAAAAGGTGAGATTTCCCTTCATTCTCTTCTTTATTTGAGTAttgcttcaaaaaaaaataaaaataaatcaaataaGATTACATAATCTTCAGCATTCAAATTCAGGTGCTACACTATTCAGCATCATTTTCAAGATAATCACTGCAATATTGTTCCCGATTTTCTCCAAGCATGTAAATAGTACTATAGAAAAATTTGCATAGTTTGCACAACGAATTAGATAAAGAAGTTGGATACATACATTAGCTCCATGATCAGAATGATATTTTTAAAAACGAGAATACCTAAGAGGAATAGGTATCTTTGCATTAATAAGAAGAAAGACACCCAAATTTGAGCCAGAGACGAGTTGAATCTAGGTGGTGGGTGTGTGCACCAACTGAGCTAGGTCAGTTCCTAAGTATGATATTTTAGAAAGATAGATCAAAATATGCTCATTCCAAAGCATACAATTAGCATTCCACAAATGTTTACCAAAAACTAGAGTTCAACAAAATTACCAGAACTGATAGATTATGCTCATCTGCTAACTTCTTTAGAATCATTGCCATTGATATCATCATCGACCGCCCTGTTAGTTTATTAATACAGGTTCTGAGACAAGAAATGAAAGTTACACTTCAAGAATTAATGACACCCCCTCTTAGGTAGCAATTATCCCAGCAAATATTGGTTTTAGGAACTTAAATCAGTAAGGGAAATTCAATTTATGACCAGCTCAAATTATAAATGTACAGCTGCATCATAGCTATTTTCCTTTAAGTTTATAACTGAATTAAGCTATCTCGTACAAGTAGCTCAGTAAACCAATTTGATTTAGTTCCTACCTCACAGAATCATAGATATTTTGTCTCAACTTCTAAACATTACTGCTTAAAGTCCAATTTACTTGTTGTATAGCTGGATTGCTAAACTGCAACTTATgccatgccaaaaaaaaaaaaaaagaacacaaattGTAGACAGGCTATGCAAGTACCTTGTAGATACTTGCCTCCAATGATGGGAGCAAGTAAAGATGATATTGAGTCAATGATAAGCAAGCATACCTTGCTACCAACATTGTTTACCTATTAAGCATTTGCCATGTGAGAGAAGTATTCGAGATGAAATCTGAAATAATATGGAAGACTTCTTTCATACTTACCTTGTCATTCAGCAGAGAGAGTTCAAGTCGATGTAATACTTCAAACAAAGCAAATATATCAAACACGGATTCACAGATGATGCTGCTCATGGCCCTCTTAAGCCTCACATGTCTTGGCTGCAAGTCAAAACCTAATAACTATAGATCATAAGCTGTATATACAGCACATGGTGAAGCTGCTGCTAGGGTAAACTAACTGCAGCAATAAATGTCCAACATGATGTACTTACACCATATGAATTGaaataattataataacttGCTAAATGACAGAAGGAAAGAGCAGGATAGAAATATGGATGATTGCCTACCTCTTGGACCAAAGAGATGGGAAGTTCATCAGTTATGTTAGCAATGCGACTAGGAGAGAACGAGTTACTAGTATCCAAGTACATAACGGCGCCCATATGCCTGGCTGCAACGTATGAAGCAGAATGTAGACAGACCTGCAGTTGATGTACATGGAGTGATGAAATAAACAAC is a genomic window of Phragmites australis chromosome 17, lpPhrAust1.1, whole genome shotgun sequence containing:
- the LOC133897126 gene encoding DNA repair protein RAD51 homolog 4 isoform X2, with translation MAAAGISGCGLKRHCALADHEEKEMMKDQCGRFWNGMDLLKDVTENKHFLPTGLEGIDTLLGGGLRQGQVTEITGPSSSGKTQVCLHSASYVAARHMGAVMYLDTSNSFSPSRIANITDELPISLVQEPRHVRLKRAMSSIICESVFDIFALFEVLHRLELSLLNDKVNNVGSKVCLLIIDSISSLLAPIIGGKYLQVQVTNHMVSAGNGALKPALGESWKAVPHVRLVIFRDHGSNICTATVLKHTLMASGRPMKFVVPS
- the LOC133897126 gene encoding DNA repair protein RAD51 homolog 4 isoform X4, yielding MAAAGISGCGLKRHCALADHEEKEMMKDQCGRFWNGMDLLKDVTENKHFLPTGLEGIDTLLGGGLRQGQVTEITGPSSSGKTQVCLHSASYVAARHMGAVMYLDTSNSFSPSRIANITDELPISLVQEPRHVRLKRAMSSIICESVFDIFALFEVLHRLELSLLNDKVNNVGSKVCLLIIDSISSLLAPIIGGKYLQGRSMMISMAMILKKLADEHNLSVLAFTNCA
- the LOC133897126 gene encoding DNA repair protein RAD51 homolog 4 isoform X3 is translated as MMKDQCGRFWNGMDLLKDVTENKHFLPTGLEGIDTLLGGGLRQGQVTEITGPSSSGKTQVCLHSASYVAARHMGAVMYLDTSNSFSPSRIANITDELPISLVQEPRHVRLKRAMSSIICESVFDIFALFEVLHRLELSLLNDKVNNVGSKVCLLIIDSISSLLAPIIGGKYLQGRSMMISMAMILKKLADEHNLSVLVTNHMVSAGNGALKPALGESWKAVPHVRLVIFRDHGSNICTATVLKHTLMASGRPMKFVVPS
- the LOC133897126 gene encoding DNA repair protein RAD51 homolog 4 isoform X5; amino-acid sequence: MAAAGISGCGLKRHCALADHEEKEMMKDQCGRFWNGMDLLKDVTENKHFLPTGLEGIDTLLGGGLRQGQVTEITGPSSSGKTQVCLHSASYVAARHMGAVMYLDTSNSFSPSRIANITDELPISLVQEPRHVRLKRAMSSIICESVFDIFALFEVLHRLELSLLNDKVNNVGSKVCLLIIDSISSLLAPIIGGKYLQGRSMMISMAMILKKLADEHNLSVLSR
- the LOC133897126 gene encoding DNA repair protein RAD51 homolog 4 isoform X1; the protein is MAAAGISGCGLKRHCALADHEEKEMMKDQCGRFWNGMDLLKDVTENKHFLPTGLEGIDTLLGGGLRQGQVTEITGPSSSGKTQVCLHSASYVAARHMGAVMYLDTSNSFSPSRIANITDELPISLVQEPRHVRLKRAMSSIICESVFDIFALFEVLHRLELSLLNDKVNNVGSKVCLLIIDSISSLLAPIIGGKYLQGRSMMISMAMILKKLADEHNLSVLVTNHMVSAGNGALKPALGESWKAVPHVRLVIFRDHGSNICTATVLKHTLMASGRPMKFVVPS